A window of the Yersinia rochesterensis genome harbors these coding sequences:
- the hybC gene encoding hydrogenase 2 large subunit, which produces MSQRITIDPVTRIEGHLRIDCEIEDGKVIKAWSSGTMWRGMEEILQGNDPRDAWMIVQRICGVCTTIHAIASVRAVENALGMEVPVNAQHIRNLILAAHSIHDHIVHFYQLSALDWVDVTSALQASPQKAAAMLSGLSSWPLNSAEEFTRVQQKIKDLVASGQLGIFANGYWGHPAMALPPEVNLIAVAHYLQALECQRDANRIVAVLGGKTPHIQNLAVGGVANPINLDMPSVLNLERLMLVKSFIDRLGSFIEQVYKVDTAVIAAHYPGWLNLGKGADDYLSVPELPTDRKGETFLLPGGYLENGSFRPIANHNDPYLIKGIAESGKHAWYQDDEPLAPWEGKTNPNYTGWQEDGKYSWVKAPTFYGKTVEVGPLAWLMCGLAAGHAPTKQHFSDIGAAYQKLSGQAITPEQLPSTLGRIIGRAVHCCVLHETLAQQWTALVTNIGTGDVETFIKPDIPLTGEIRGVGFEEAPRGMLSHWVVIKDGKIANYQAVVPSTWNAGPRNYNDEPGPYEQALVGTPVADPAKPLEVVRTIHSFDPCMSCAVHIVDTTGNEVTKVKVL; this is translated from the coding sequence ATGAGCCAACGCATCACCATTGATCCCGTCACCCGCATTGAGGGGCACCTGCGGATCGACTGCGAAATTGAGGACGGCAAGGTCATTAAAGCCTGGTCCTCCGGCACCATGTGGCGTGGCATGGAAGAAATTTTACAAGGTAATGATCCGCGCGATGCCTGGATGATTGTGCAGCGCATTTGCGGCGTATGCACCACTATTCACGCCATTGCTTCGGTACGGGCGGTGGAAAATGCATTAGGGATGGAAGTGCCGGTTAATGCTCAGCATATCCGCAATTTGATTCTGGCCGCGCACAGTATTCATGACCATATTGTTCATTTTTATCAACTATCTGCGTTGGATTGGGTGGATGTGACCTCGGCGCTGCAAGCCTCACCACAAAAGGCGGCAGCCATGCTGAGTGGCTTGTCCAGTTGGCCGTTGAACAGCGCGGAAGAATTCACCCGTGTGCAGCAGAAAATCAAAGATTTGGTCGCCAGCGGGCAGTTAGGTATTTTTGCTAATGGCTACTGGGGCCATCCGGCGATGGCATTGCCGCCAGAGGTCAATCTGATTGCGGTGGCGCATTATCTGCAAGCACTGGAATGCCAGCGCGATGCCAACCGCATTGTGGCGGTGCTCGGCGGAAAAACGCCGCATATTCAGAACCTTGCTGTGGGGGGGGTTGCCAACCCAATCAATCTGGATATGCCCAGTGTGCTCAATCTGGAGCGCCTAATGTTGGTGAAATCCTTTATTGACCGGCTGGGCAGCTTTATTGAGCAGGTTTATAAGGTCGATACCGCGGTGATCGCCGCCCACTATCCGGGTTGGCTCAATCTGGGCAAAGGGGCGGATGACTACCTCAGCGTGCCGGAGTTGCCGACTGACCGCAAAGGGGAAACCTTCCTGCTGCCGGGCGGCTATCTGGAAAACGGCAGCTTCCGCCCGATTGCTAATCACAACGATCCTTACTTGATCAAAGGCATTGCCGAGAGCGGCAAGCATGCTTGGTATCAGGACGACGAGCCGCTGGCCCCGTGGGAGGGCAAAACCAACCCCAATTACACCGGCTGGCAGGAAGATGGCAAATATTCGTGGGTAAAAGCGCCGACTTTCTATGGCAAAACCGTGGAAGTGGGGCCGCTGGCGTGGTTAATGTGCGGCTTGGCCGCCGGACACGCTCCGACTAAACAGCATTTCAGTGATATCGGCGCGGCTTACCAAAAACTGAGCGGGCAGGCCATTACTCCCGAACAGTTACCATCCACTCTGGGGCGTATTATTGGCCGTGCGGTGCATTGCTGTGTGCTGCATGAAACCTTGGCCCAACAATGGACTGCGTTGGTCACTAATATCGGCACCGGTGACGTCGAAACCTTTATCAAGCCGGATATTCCGCTAACCGGCGAGATCCGTGGTGTCGGCTTTGAAGAAGCCCCGCGCGGCATGTTGTCGCACTGGGTGGTTATCAAGGATGGCAAAATCGCTAACTATCAGGCGGTGGTGCCATCGACATGGAACGCCGGGCCGCGCAATTATAATGATGAACCGGGGCCTTACGAGCAAGCGCTGGTGGGAACACCGGTTGCTGATCCTGCCAAACCACTTGAAGTGGTGCGGACCATTCACTCATTCGACCCGTGTATGTCTTGTG